A genomic stretch from Pomacea canaliculata isolate SZHN2017 linkage group LG2, ASM307304v1, whole genome shotgun sequence includes:
- the LOC112556192 gene encoding uncharacterized protein LOC112556192 isoform X2 — MDTMFILILCLMVACSQAGLNDISLRDMLEDEEFVDHASRVVQAADAAGYEVAALYGESLETGEHRRLTKRDIEAHVAHPSTESRNFQLRLTSGERLHMSLTKRSVLAPDLTVVERLQNGTGKSRPQVRDCFFSGSLESGHASLSLCDGKVTGAIHSKDRDIQLHPLPEDVAWNHHDEGDPPLLMLLTWSNVTDDEPPSPADFIEVQENDTKYNSKKPKGKRSVKDKNMTIEVGVYLDRLFIKKVQESLGISSNQELTELIAAKWSGISGVLNSPSMRQYGWNINIKIVSLEIWRKNPSWYNDSLRALGQRLKMVCENTQRQPFDYVSIETAETDVMKRRGLAYLRTICEPRWRCGITKERADSLCLRSMSWATAWG, encoded by the exons ATGGACACGATGTTCATTCTGATTCTGTGTTTGATGGTGGCCTGCTCGCAGGCAGGGTTAAACGATATTTCT CTACGGGACATGTTGGAGGATGAGGAGTTCGTGGACCATGCCAGCAGAGTGGTGCAGGCTG CTGATGCAGCTGGCTATGAGGTCGCTGCTCTGTACGGCGAAAGCTTGGAGACTGGAGAACACAGACG CCTCACAAAAAGAGACATTGAAGCCCACGTCGCACATCCGTCGACAGAGTCCAGAAACTTCCAGCTGCGCCTCACTTCCGGAGAGCGACTGCACATGTCGCTTACCAAACGTAGCGTTCTGGCCCCGGACCTGACAGTCGTAGAGCGCTTGCAGAATGGAACCGGAAAGAGTCGCCCGCAAGTCCGCGATTGCTTCTTCAGCGGCTCCCTGGAGTCAGGACACGCTTCACTATCGCTGTGTGATGGAAAAGTG ACTGGGGCTATTCACTCGAAAGACCGCGACATCCAGTTGCATCCACTTCCGGAAGACGTGGCTTGGAACCATCATGATGAGGGTGATCCCCCTTTGCTAATGTTACTCACATGGTCGAATGTAACAGATGATGAACCTCCTAGCCCAGCAGACTTTATTGAGGTGCAGGAAAACGACACTAAATATAACAGCAAGAAACCAAAAG GCAAACGCTCCGTGAAAGACAAGAATATGACGATAGAGGTTGGCGTCTACCTGGACCGACTCTTCATAAAAAAGGTACAAGAAAGCCTTGGAATCTCCTCAAACCAGGAGCTCACGGAACTAATTGCTGCAAAATGGAGTGGT ATTTCGGGTGTTCTGAACAGCCCCTCTATGAGACAGTACGGGTGGAACATTAATATCAAGATTGTCAGTTTGGAAATCTGGCGAAAGAACCCG TCCTGGTACAACGACTCGCTAAGAGCTCTTGGACAACGTTTGAAGATGGTTTGCGAGAACACCCAGCGTCAACCTTTCGACTACGTGTCCATCGAAACTGC GGAAACCGATGTAATGAAACGAAGGGGACTGGCATACCTAAGGACAATCTGCGAACCGAGGTGGCGCTGCGGTATCACCAAGGAACGGGCAGACAGTTTGTGTTTGAGATCCATGAGCTGGGCCACAG CCTGGGGCTGA
- the LOC112556192 gene encoding uncharacterized protein LOC112556192 isoform X1: protein MDTMFILILCLMVACSQAGLNDISGRQLRDMLEDEEFVDHASRVVQAADAAGYEVAALYGESLETGEHRRLTKRDIEAHVAHPSTESRNFQLRLTSGERLHMSLTKRSVLAPDLTVVERLQNGTGKSRPQVRDCFFSGSLESGHASLSLCDGKVTGAIHSKDRDIQLHPLPEDVAWNHHDEGDPPLLMLLTWSNVTDDEPPSPADFIEVQENDTKYNSKKPKGKRSVKDKNMTIEVGVYLDRLFIKKVQESLGISSNQELTELIAAKWSGISGVLNSPSMRQYGWNINIKIVSLEIWRKNPSWYNDSLRALGQRLKMVCENTQRQPFDYVSIETAETDVMKRRGLAYLRTICEPRWRCGITKERADSLCLRSMSWATAWG from the exons ATGGACACGATGTTCATTCTGATTCTGTGTTTGATGGTGGCCTGCTCGCAGGCAGGGTTAAACGATATTTCT GGCCGGCAGCTACGGGACATGTTGGAGGATGAGGAGTTCGTGGACCATGCCAGCAGAGTGGTGCAGGCTG CTGATGCAGCTGGCTATGAGGTCGCTGCTCTGTACGGCGAAAGCTTGGAGACTGGAGAACACAGACG CCTCACAAAAAGAGACATTGAAGCCCACGTCGCACATCCGTCGACAGAGTCCAGAAACTTCCAGCTGCGCCTCACTTCCGGAGAGCGACTGCACATGTCGCTTACCAAACGTAGCGTTCTGGCCCCGGACCTGACAGTCGTAGAGCGCTTGCAGAATGGAACCGGAAAGAGTCGCCCGCAAGTCCGCGATTGCTTCTTCAGCGGCTCCCTGGAGTCAGGACACGCTTCACTATCGCTGTGTGATGGAAAAGTG ACTGGGGCTATTCACTCGAAAGACCGCGACATCCAGTTGCATCCACTTCCGGAAGACGTGGCTTGGAACCATCATGATGAGGGTGATCCCCCTTTGCTAATGTTACTCACATGGTCGAATGTAACAGATGATGAACCTCCTAGCCCAGCAGACTTTATTGAGGTGCAGGAAAACGACACTAAATATAACAGCAAGAAACCAAAAG GCAAACGCTCCGTGAAAGACAAGAATATGACGATAGAGGTTGGCGTCTACCTGGACCGACTCTTCATAAAAAAGGTACAAGAAAGCCTTGGAATCTCCTCAAACCAGGAGCTCACGGAACTAATTGCTGCAAAATGGAGTGGT ATTTCGGGTGTTCTGAACAGCCCCTCTATGAGACAGTACGGGTGGAACATTAATATCAAGATTGTCAGTTTGGAAATCTGGCGAAAGAACCCG TCCTGGTACAACGACTCGCTAAGAGCTCTTGGACAACGTTTGAAGATGGTTTGCGAGAACACCCAGCGTCAACCTTTCGACTACGTGTCCATCGAAACTGC GGAAACCGATGTAATGAAACGAAGGGGACTGGCATACCTAAGGACAATCTGCGAACCGAGGTGGCGCTGCGGTATCACCAAGGAACGGGCAGACAGTTTGTGTTTGAGATCCATGAGCTGGGCCACAG CCTGGGGCTGA